Proteins encoded by one window of Lathyrus oleraceus cultivar Zhongwan6 chromosome 1, CAAS_Psat_ZW6_1.0, whole genome shotgun sequence:
- the LOC127128435 gene encoding uncharacterized protein LOC127128435 translates to MEFEEAHENLCAIRLLYRLLEDNSTALKDSNSENVVERARVLLKSLLDVAVEVVFETHLKTTATKAGNSKTSIEQEKLVTVPQSKSAVANNNSQTSENNQTRSKTALQKDEQPQLELLCNKEQSKLSNFSISDTGGTESRTLRSLGEENGMMQHNLVKEQNQSNEDALPNRERNHHEQQHNNVNALYGHGKHAEESLRMLDTKVGESNNDNNMPLQSASRFSECLKQKGDFSDDLVNAIKRIESRILAFKLCSNLVESSKSNSAVRDPLHKVANLESPKIQRKVSAARRHFNCKKSLLEGHRLMDQHTRDSSSKGENLISESAAEEPFLDRNESSSQSQVAYQNCWLRTVNAESAKSVNIPKHITTQLVSGEEELRSGTRIQPSVQNMDMIERVKSLNRLVSGDAHLGNQASECIQGLRVPLNQAGLTKKSSMFSSQTNRESLVRKSPIAGWSKPDLNHKERNSESSHAQNLQRFTPTVARREKPLPHQMVIKPTLLDQRSNEIKVNSHQHRDESVLYRRGTHKTGNVEPCKTRFETQLREPEESISNSESSSRWTSQQDSANTSSESEDSFLSVGTQGSKSGRMVDALYEGSSKESSDSNFNINNAPSHRVGSFKSYGYHSERNPKKTIRGLKRLKNKLGLIFHHHHHHHHHHDGDNGSLHSYEGPRHSMWNHLQNVFHHKNKSGMITNQKVEKTRRGATTKVVPHRNQIGHFHRLVEGLLRHVQHSKKPKPSRHGLVKGSHDNAHGHGQKNLHWWQTLRRSRGVKLKKKGRVKKMGFISQKSLTN, encoded by the exons ATGGAATTTGAAGAAGCGCATGAAAATCTATGTGCTATCAGACTCTTATATAGACTTCTTGAGGATAACAGTACCGCTTTGAAAGATTCGAATTCCGAGAAT GTGGTTGAGAGAGCTCGAGTATTGTTGAAAAGTTTACTTGATGTTGCTGTTGAAGTTGTTTTTGAGACTCATTTGAAG ACCACAGCAACAAAAGCAGGAAACTCTAAGACATCGATTGAACAAGAAAAACTTGTGACCGTGCCGCAGTCAAAGTCTGCAGTGGCAAATAACAATTCTCAAACCTCGGAAAACAATCAAACTCGAAGTAAAACGGCTTTACAGAAGGATGAGCAACCTCAACTTGAATTACTATGTAACAAAGAACAGTCAAAGCTGTCAAACTTTAGCATCTCTGATACTGGAGGAACGGAAAGTAGAACACTAAGGAGTTTAGGTGAGGAGAATGGTATGATGCAGCATAATTTAGTGAAGGAACAAAATCAGTCTAATGAAGATGCTTTACCAAACAGAGAGAGAAATCATCATGAACAACAACATAATAATGTGAATGCTTTATATGGTCATGGTAAGCATGCAGAAGAATCATTGCGAATGTTAGACACAAAAGTTGGTGAGTCCAATAACGACAATAATATGCCGTTGCAGAGTGCTTCCAGATTTTCTGAATGTCTAAAACAGAAGGGAGATTTCTCAGATGATTTGGTTAATGCAATAAAAAGAATTGAATCTCGCATTTTGGCTTTTAAACTTTGCTCGAATTTGGTGGAATCCAGTAAGAGCAACAGTGCAGTTCGCGATCCTTTGCACAAAGTAGCTAATTTGGAAAGTCCCAAAATACAAAGAAAAGTCAGTGCTGCAAGAAGACACTTTAATTGTAAAAAGTCTCTCTTGGAAGGACATAGGCTAATGGATCAACACACTCGTGATTCAAGTTCTAAAGGTGAAAACTTGATTTCAGAAAGTGCAGCCGAGGAACCCTTTTTAGATCGAAATGAATCATCGAGTCAGAGTCAGGTGGCTTATCAGAATTGTTGGCTCCGTACAGTTAATGCAGAGTCTGCCAAGAGTGTTAACATACCAAAGCATATTACTACACAGTTAGTATCAGGTGAAGAAGAATTGAGAAGTGGAACTAGGATTCAACCTTCAGTACAAAACATGGACATGATAGAAAGAGTCAAGTCATTGAATAGGTTAGTTAGTGGTGATGCCCACCTTGGAAATCAAGCTAGTGAGTGTATTCAAGGTTTGAGGGTTCCTTTGAATCAAGCTGGTCTTACTAAGAAGTCTTCCATGTTTTCTAGTCAAACCAATAGGGAAAGTTTGGTCAGAAAATCTCCAATAGCAGGTTGGTCTAAGCCTGATCTGAATCATAAGGAAAGGAATTCTGAATCTTCTCATGCACAGAATTTACAAAGATTTACACCTACTGTTGCCCGAAGAGAAAAGCCACTGCCTCATCAGATGGTAATAAAACCAACTCTATTGGACCAGAGATCCAATGAGATTAAGGTGAATTCCCATCAACATAGAGATGAATCAGTTTTATACAGGAGAGGAACTCATAAGACAGGTAATGTTGAGCCTTGTAAAACTAGGTTTGAAACCCAACTTCGTGAACCAGAGGAATCAATCTCAAACTCTGAATCTTCTTCTCGATGGACTTCTCAGCAAGACAGTGCCAATACTAGTAGTGAATCTGAGGACTCCTTCTTGTCAGTTGGTACACAAGGTTCCAAATCAGGAAGGATGGTTGATGCATTATATGAAGGAAGCTCAAAAGAGAGTAGTGATTCAAATTTCAATATAAACAATGCCCCTTCACATAGAGTTGGAAGTTTTAAATCTTATGGATATCACAGTGAAAGAAATCCAAAGAAAACAATTCGAGGCCTAAAGAGGCTGAAAAATAAGTTGGGACTAATCTTTCaccaccatcatcatcaccatcaccaTCATGATGGTGACAATGGTAGCCTTCATTCTTATGAAGGTCCTAGACATTCAATGTGGAATCACTTGCAGAATGTTTTCCATCACAAAAACAAGTCTGGAATGATAACAAATCAAAAAGTTGAGAAGACAAGGAGAGGGGCTACTACAAAAGTTGTGCCACACAGAAACCAGATTGGCCATTTTCATAGACTTGTGGAAGGACTATTGAGACACGTCCAGCATTCAAAGAAGCCAAAGCCTTCCAGGCATGGTTTGGTTAAAGGGTCTCATGATAATGCACATGGACATGGGCAAAAGAACCTTCATTGGTGGCAAACCCTTCGACGAAGCCGAGgggtgaagttgaaaaagaaagGCCGAGTTAAAAAAATGGGCTTTATAAGCCAAAAATCACTTACGAACTAA